From the Sinorhizobium garamanticum genome, one window contains:
- a CDS encoding CmpA/NrtA family ABC transporter substrate-binding protein, whose translation MNRPSTGKFAKCSLTAAWAAALYVGAGSFAAAEMLEVEKDELKLGFIKLTDMAPLAIAYEKGFFEEEGLFVTLEPQANWKVLLDRVITGELDGAHMLAGQPLAATIGFGTKAHIVTPFSMDLNGNGITVSNEVWAMMKENIPLGEDGKPVHPIKADALKPVVDAFKAEGKPFNLGMVFPVSTHNYELRYWLASGGIHPGFYSPENVTGQIRADALLSVTPPPQMPSTLEAGTIVGYSVGEPWNQAAVFKGIGVPVVTDYEIWKNNPEKVFGLTKEFTEKYPNTTLALTKALIRAAKWLDENNNANRAEAVEILSRSEYVGADADVIANSMTGTFEYERGDKREVPDFNVFFRHNATYPFYSDAIWYLTQMRRWGQIAEHKDDAWYAETAKSVYLPDIYTKAAEMLVEESKADKSDFPFGTDGYRAPTSDFIDGVTFDAKAPNAYIDSLKIGLKNEQTISGSDVVGG comes from the coding sequence ATGAACAGGCCTTCTACCGGAAAATTCGCGAAGTGTTCGCTCACCGCCGCGTGGGCGGCCGCACTCTATGTCGGCGCCGGCTCTTTCGCGGCCGCCGAGATGCTCGAGGTCGAAAAGGACGAGCTCAAGCTCGGCTTCATCAAGCTCACCGACATGGCGCCTCTCGCGATCGCCTATGAGAAGGGCTTCTTCGAGGAAGAGGGGCTGTTCGTCACGCTCGAACCGCAGGCCAACTGGAAGGTGCTGCTCGATCGCGTGATCACCGGCGAACTGGATGGAGCGCATATGCTTGCCGGCCAGCCGCTCGCCGCCACCATCGGCTTCGGCACGAAGGCGCATATCGTCACGCCCTTCTCCATGGACCTGAACGGCAACGGCATCACCGTCTCGAATGAAGTCTGGGCGATGATGAAGGAAAACATTCCGCTCGGCGAGGACGGCAAACCCGTCCACCCCATCAAGGCCGATGCGCTGAAGCCCGTCGTCGATGCGTTCAAGGCCGAGGGAAAGCCGTTCAATCTCGGCATGGTGTTTCCGGTTTCCACCCACAACTACGAGCTTCGCTATTGGCTCGCTTCCGGAGGCATCCATCCGGGATTCTATTCACCAGAAAACGTCACGGGGCAGATCAGGGCGGACGCGCTGCTTTCCGTGACGCCCCCGCCGCAGATGCCCTCCACACTCGAAGCAGGCACGATCGTCGGCTACAGCGTCGGCGAACCCTGGAACCAGGCCGCGGTCTTCAAGGGCATCGGCGTTCCGGTCGTGACCGACTATGAAATCTGGAAGAACAATCCGGAGAAGGTCTTCGGGCTGACCAAGGAATTCACCGAGAAATATCCGAACACGACGCTTGCGCTGACAAAGGCGCTCATTCGCGCCGCCAAATGGCTGGACGAAAACAACAACGCCAACAGGGCCGAGGCCGTCGAAATCCTGTCGCGCAGCGAATATGTCGGCGCCGATGCGGACGTGATCGCGAACTCGATGACCGGCACCTTCGAATACGAGCGGGGCGACAAGCGCGAGGTTCCCGACTTCAACGTGTTCTTCCGCCACAACGCGACCTATCCGTTCTACTCCGACGCCATCTGGTACCTGACGCAGATGCGCCGCTGGGGGCAGATCGCCGAGCACAAGGACGATGCCTGGTACGCGGAAACGGCAAAGTCCGTCTACCTGCCTGACATCTACACGAAAGCGGCAGAGATGCTGGTCGAAGAGAGCAAGGCCGACAAGAGCGACTTCCCCTTCGGTACAGACGGCTACAGGGCGCCGACCTCCGACTTCATCGACGGCGTCACCTTCGATGCCAAGGCGCCGAACGCCTACATCGACTCCCTCAAGATCGGGCTGAAGAACGAACAGACGATATCCGGGTCGGATGTCGTTGGCGGCTGA
- a CDS encoding ABC transporter permease, translating into MTQAITVADPKLARRERLFQRINKAAGWLNVLGLGWVTPILRMAAGDNVAEQMAEIRKALLVPLAGILCFLALWGVLAPKVQTSLGAIPGPAAVFDQASVLLEDHFAERRKAAAFYARQDERNAKLVAEGKPDQVKHRVFTGKPTYIDQITTSLMTVGLGFVIATLVAVPLGIASGLSKTISGAINPLIQIFKPVSPLAWLPIVTMIVSALYADPSSLLPKSLVISAVTVTLCSLWPTLINTALGVASIDKDLVNVGKVLQLSTATTIRKLVLPSALPLIFTGLRLSLGVGWMVLIAAEMLAQNPGLGKFVWDEFQNGSSDSLARIMVAVLSIGIIGFILDRVMYALQSAFTFSSNR; encoded by the coding sequence ATGACTCAAGCGATCACCGTGGCTGACCCGAAACTCGCGCGACGAGAGCGTCTGTTTCAGCGGATCAACAAAGCCGCCGGCTGGCTCAATGTGCTTGGCCTCGGCTGGGTGACCCCGATCCTGCGCATGGCGGCCGGCGACAATGTTGCCGAGCAGATGGCCGAAATTCGCAAGGCGCTGCTGGTGCCCCTTGCTGGCATCCTGTGCTTCCTCGCGCTCTGGGGCGTTCTTGCACCGAAGGTTCAAACCTCGCTCGGCGCCATTCCGGGGCCTGCGGCCGTCTTCGACCAGGCGAGCGTGCTCCTTGAGGACCACTTCGCGGAGCGGCGCAAGGCCGCCGCCTTCTACGCCCGGCAGGACGAGCGCAATGCCAAGCTCGTCGCCGAGGGCAAGCCCGACCAGGTGAAGCATCGTGTGTTCACCGGCAAGCCGACCTATATCGACCAGATCACGACGTCGCTAATGACGGTCGGGCTCGGCTTCGTGATTGCAACGCTGGTCGCCGTACCGCTCGGGATCGCCTCGGGTCTCTCCAAGACGATCAGCGGCGCCATCAACCCGCTGATCCAGATCTTCAAGCCCGTCTCGCCGCTGGCATGGCTGCCGATCGTGACCATGATCGTCTCGGCGCTTTATGCAGACCCGTCGAGCCTGCTGCCGAAGTCTCTGGTGATCTCGGCGGTGACCGTGACCCTCTGTTCGCTGTGGCCGACACTGATCAATACGGCGCTCGGCGTCGCCTCGATCGACAAGGACCTGGTGAACGTCGGCAAGGTCCTGCAGCTTTCGACTGCGACGACGATCCGTAAGCTCGTTCTGCCTTCCGCCCTTCCGTTGATCTTCACCGGGCTGAGACTCTCGCTCGGCGTGGGCTGGATGGTGCTGATTGCGGCTGAGATGCTCGCCCAGAACCCCGGCCTTGGAAAGTTCGTTTGGGACGAATTCCAGAACGGCTCCTCCGACTCGCTCGCCCGCATCATGGTCGCAGTTCTGTCGATCGGCATCATCGGCTTCATTCTGGACCGGGTCATGTATGCCCTCCAGTCGGCCTTCACCTTCTCGTCGAACCGGTAG